One genomic region from Jiangella sp. DSM 45060 encodes:
- a CDS encoding HEAT repeat domain-containing protein — MLIGEVARRSGVSARMLRHYDALGLVRPTGRSVGGYREYSGDDIRRILHVESLRSLGLTLREVGRALDDPEFDPSGIVDELIRQTEERIGRERELLTRLRHLDAAEPADWDAALGVVALLQGLGSESARVRQRAALAAAGGTTTTGAAAPVELLVEAALAETDPNVAGALRWALRRSGGDGLTELAAGLTSADADVRRRAVALIAQIPDDEATALLGDALADPDVAVRRSAALALGARGVADAVPTLVAMVVDGVNDVDAADALGALAQDGDLADRIAADLVAQLDDATTPVRQRIVQALADLPGDAATSALADLARSDERSIALTAAYVLRQREGRTE; from the coding sequence GTGCTGATCGGTGAGGTGGCCCGCAGGTCCGGCGTCAGCGCGCGCATGCTCCGGCACTACGACGCGCTGGGGCTGGTGCGGCCGACGGGGCGGAGCGTGGGCGGGTACCGGGAGTACTCCGGCGACGACATCCGGCGCATCCTGCACGTCGAGAGCCTCCGCTCGCTGGGCCTGACCCTGCGCGAGGTCGGCCGCGCGCTGGACGACCCGGAGTTCGACCCGTCCGGCATCGTCGACGAGCTGATCCGGCAGACGGAGGAGCGCATCGGGCGCGAGCGGGAGCTGCTCACGCGGCTGCGCCACCTCGACGCCGCCGAGCCGGCCGACTGGGATGCGGCGCTGGGGGTCGTCGCGTTGCTGCAGGGCCTGGGCTCCGAGAGCGCGCGTGTCCGCCAGCGCGCCGCCCTGGCCGCGGCCGGCGGCACGACGACCACCGGGGCGGCCGCGCCGGTCGAACTGCTGGTCGAGGCGGCGCTCGCCGAGACGGACCCCAACGTCGCCGGCGCGCTGCGGTGGGCGCTGCGCCGATCCGGCGGCGACGGCCTCACCGAGCTGGCCGCCGGGCTCACCTCGGCCGACGCCGACGTGCGTCGGCGCGCCGTCGCGCTGATCGCGCAGATCCCGGACGACGAGGCGACGGCCCTGCTCGGTGACGCGCTCGCCGACCCCGACGTCGCCGTGCGCAGGTCCGCCGCGCTGGCGCTCGGCGCGCGGGGCGTGGCCGACGCGGTCCCGACGCTGGTCGCCATGGTGGTCGACGGCGTGAACGACGTCGACGCCGCGGACGCGCTGGGCGCGCTGGCGCAGGACGGCGACCTGGCCGACCGCATCGCCGCCGACCTCGTCGCCCAGCTCGACGACGCCACGACCCCGGTGCGGCAGCGCATCGTGCAGGCGCTGGCCGACCTCCCCGGCGACGCGGCCACCAGCGCGCTCGCGGACCTCGCCCGCAGCGACGAGCGGTCGATCGCCCTGACCGCGGCCTACGTCCTGCGGCAGCGTGAAGGACGCACCGAGTAG